From the genome of Sphingobacterium kitahiroshimense, one region includes:
- a CDS encoding TonB-dependent receptor, producing MKKLHNTTVKKYTLATLLLGAGMHSFAQETPKKVDPATPVTIDSFDVVRDYKPILADAVKIRRSPDMTNKREYQPKLSYNNISDKKLDINTGLRELNVKELPFSQLADQTSNYVKFGVGNYNTILGEAYLAVDKFENTRFGLFAKHLNQKGSIEGQKFATQDVGIFGRRVYEPFTVNGTLGYNRYSTNFYGQVFDNSSNLINTTPEAQAFNDIYFNGELTSNADVDKAGAVSYSAKADAYLFKDKYDAKENSFAISGYVNKKVNTFNVGANLSASFNSVEDVKVATKNHVASINPYIKFKGDNYNVTLGANLVSEFGDTSRFNVFPTVEADFAVVPQYVYLFAGANGGVKQGSLRGFAKENPYLNSNIDVRNTLEKLNVYAGLKGNAGANFGYKVKAFYKQIEGLPLYVNSREELGGGFVPYKFDVIYDGYSSKATHFGIEGEMNVRVSQLVNLSGKLNIDDYKVKDNEEAWSLPKFRFLANARFNISDKFFVDAELSTQGQTSALAYTYTSATVRSENPSKVTIPSFADFNAGAEYRIKKQLGVFVKANNIFGKEYERYQYYPRLGFNIIGGINFSF from the coding sequence ATGAAGAAGTTGCACAATACAACAGTGAAGAAATATACATTAGCAACCTTGTTATTGGGAGCTGGAATGCACTCCTTTGCACAAGAAACACCAAAAAAAGTCGATCCTGCTACACCAGTGACAATTGATTCTTTTGATGTCGTACGTGATTATAAACCTATTCTTGCAGATGCGGTAAAAATCCGTCGTAGTCCTGATATGACCAATAAAAGGGAGTATCAGCCTAAGTTGAGCTATAATAATATTTCAGATAAGAAACTCGATATCAATACTGGATTGCGTGAGTTAAATGTGAAAGAATTGCCTTTCTCACAACTTGCTGATCAAACAAGTAACTATGTTAAATTTGGTGTAGGAAACTACAATACCATCTTAGGAGAAGCATATTTGGCCGTCGATAAATTTGAAAATACACGATTCGGATTATTTGCCAAGCACTTAAACCAAAAAGGTAGTATTGAAGGTCAGAAGTTCGCTACACAGGATGTCGGTATTTTTGGCCGTCGTGTTTACGAACCTTTTACAGTAAATGGAACTTTAGGATATAATCGTTATTCGACAAACTTCTACGGACAGGTGTTTGATAACAGTTCTAATTTAATCAATACAACGCCAGAGGCACAAGCTTTTAATGATATCTATTTCAACGGTGAACTGACAAGTAATGCAGATGTGGATAAGGCTGGGGCGGTAAGCTATTCTGCGAAAGCAGATGCTTATCTTTTTAAAGATAAATATGATGCTAAAGAAAATTCATTCGCCATATCCGGTTATGTGAATAAAAAAGTCAACACATTTAATGTGGGGGCTAATCTAAGTGCTAGCTTTAACTCAGTTGAAGATGTTAAGGTGGCAACAAAAAATCATGTAGCATCGATCAATCCATACATTAAATTTAAAGGTGATAATTATAATGTTACTTTGGGTGCCAATCTCGTTTCTGAGTTTGGAGATACCAGCCGTTTTAATGTTTTTCCAACAGTGGAAGCTGATTTTGCAGTTGTACCGCAGTATGTATACTTATTTGCAGGTGCAAATGGAGGTGTTAAACAAGGATCATTACGTGGTTTTGCAAAAGAAAATCCTTACTTAAATAGCAATATTGATGTACGCAATACTCTTGAAAAACTAAATGTATATGCAGGATTAAAGGGGAATGCAGGAGCAAATTTTGGCTATAAAGTAAAAGCATTTTACAAGCAGATCGAAGGACTTCCTTTGTATGTGAATAGTAGAGAAGAATTAGGAGGCGGTTTTGTTCCTTACAAATTTGATGTCATTTATGATGGATATTCAAGTAAAGCAACTCATTTTGGTATAGAGGGTGAGATGAATGTGCGTGTTTCACAATTGGTTAATTTAAGCGGTAAACTTAATATCGATGATTACAAAGTGAAAGATAATGAAGAGGCATGGTCATTGCCGAAATTCCGTTTCTTAGCCAATGCAAGATTCAATATTTCGGATAAATTCTTTGTAGATGCTGAATTATCAACTCAAGGGCAGACTTCCGCTTTAGCTTATACGTATACAAGTGCAACAGTAAGATCTGAGAATCCAAGTAAAGTAACCATCCCTTCTTTTGCAGATTTTAATGCAGGAGCAGAGTACCGTATCAAAAAGCAATTGGGTGTTTTTGTAAAGGCTAATAATATCTTTGGAAAAGAGTACGAGCGCTATCAATACTACCCACGTTTAGGTTTTAATATAATTGGTGGTATAAACTTTTCTTTTTAA
- a CDS encoding SPOR domain-containing protein, producing the protein MNLGKNINNLLKRYAEVYVKGLGVFKRKHSAAQFDKQRNLFLPPISYLEFDSTAESGFNFIHYIQQQQNLNLDAATQVLQDAVADLKDQLIQNGQAKLEDLGHIVSYGSSLVFKPLDLSGFNFEPIRHVIAPEIETVIPDRELEENIPFSPTEREEPVEDIIEDEPADTEQVEEEIVPETVVVAPSPVETPVAPIIHEPVSETIDERVETDPAIFYQERSTKSNTVWYYISAAIIIVVSVIVAFLLNPSLKDQLFGKKQATAPVVVPAPVDTLPKIDSTQLKQDSTAIVDSLKVDTAALQTTLKETVVVKESVPVAQPNYQLVIATPPTMKLAEEEVHRLRKKGYHTVRAVDSKFKRNKKRVIWDTYMTKEEADRDQATVANTFSGAWVEKIAK; encoded by the coding sequence ATGAATTTAGGTAAAAACATCAATAATCTATTAAAGCGTTACGCTGAAGTTTACGTTAAGGGCTTGGGGGTGTTCAAAAGAAAGCATTCCGCAGCTCAGTTCGATAAGCAGCGCAACCTGTTTTTACCACCTATTTCTTATTTGGAATTTGATTCGACAGCCGAAAGCGGTTTTAATTTTATTCATTACATACAACAACAGCAAAACCTGAATCTTGATGCCGCAACTCAGGTGTTGCAGGATGCTGTTGCTGATTTAAAGGATCAATTGATCCAAAATGGACAGGCTAAACTTGAAGACTTAGGACACATTGTGAGCTATGGTTCAAGTTTAGTTTTTAAACCATTAGATCTCTCAGGTTTTAATTTTGAACCGATCAGACATGTTATTGCTCCAGAAATAGAGACTGTTATTCCCGATCGTGAATTGGAAGAAAATATTCCATTTTCTCCGACTGAACGAGAGGAACCCGTGGAAGATATTATCGAGGATGAACCGGCAGATACAGAGCAAGTAGAAGAGGAAATCGTACCTGAAACGGTAGTGGTAGCACCTTCACCAGTTGAAACACCTGTAGCGCCGATAATACATGAACCTGTATCCGAAACGATTGACGAAAGAGTAGAAACTGATCCAGCGATATTTTATCAGGAAAGAAGTACTAAATCAAATACAGTTTGGTATTATATTTCAGCAGCGATCATTATTGTGGTATCTGTTATTGTTGCTTTCCTGCTTAATCCCTCATTGAAGGATCAATTGTTTGGAAAGAAACAAGCAACAGCACCGGTCGTCGTTCCCGCACCAGTGGATACACTACCTAAAATCGATAGTACACAATTGAAGCAAGATTCAACTGCAATAGTTGATTCTTTAAAAGTGGATACAGCTGCACTTCAAACAACACTAAAGGAAACGGTAGTCGTAAAAGAATCAGTACCTGTAGCACAGCCCAATTATCAATTGGTTATTGCCACGCCACCAACAATGAAATTGGCAGAAGAGGAAGTGCATAGGTTGCGTAAAAAAGGATATCACACTGTGCGGGCAGTTGATAGCAAATTTAAAAGAAATAAAAAACGTGTGATTTGGGATACCTACATGACAAAAGAAGAAGCAGATCGGGACCAGGCAACTGTCGCGAATACTTTTTCAGGAGCATGGGTAGAGAAAATAGCAAAATAG
- a CDS encoding MotA/TolQ/ExbB proton channel family protein, whose translation MSLIQSDSNLLDTVNQAAQQAVPVVRDENLSLIQMMMKGGWIMVPILLLLFIGLIIFFERFLTIRKAAKYDVSLMSQVKASVLSGKLDAALAVCRSSHSALGRMLQKGLLRVGRPIKDIEGAIENVGKLEVAKLEKNINILGIIAGIAPMLGFVGTIFGVITIFHEVEMAGGIDIGSVSGGLYVKMVASASGLTVGILAYIGYHILNMMVERLILRMETDAVEFIDLLDEPGA comes from the coding sequence ATGTCATTGATTCAAAGCGACAGCAATCTTTTGGACACCGTTAATCAAGCTGCACAGCAAGCAGTACCTGTAGTAAGAGACGAAAATTTGAGCTTAATTCAAATGATGATGAAGGGGGGATGGATTATGGTTCCCATTTTATTATTGTTGTTTATTGGTTTGATCATCTTTTTTGAGCGTTTTCTGACTATTCGTAAAGCTGCAAAGTATGATGTTTCACTAATGTCACAAGTAAAAGCAAGTGTGCTTTCTGGTAAATTGGACGCTGCTTTAGCAGTTTGCCGTTCGAGTCACTCAGCATTAGGACGTATGTTGCAAAAGGGATTACTACGTGTAGGACGTCCAATCAAAGATATTGAAGGTGCTATTGAGAATGTAGGTAAACTTGAGGTTGCTAAATTGGAAAAGAACATTAATATTCTAGGTATTATTGCAGGTATTGCGCCGATGCTTGGTTTCGTAGGAACAATTTTTGGAGTAATTACAATTTTCCATGAAGTAGAGATGGCTGGTGGTATTGATATTGGTTCAGTATCCGGAGGTCTTTATGTGAAGATGGTAGCTTCGGCATCTGGCTTAACAGTTGGTATCTTAGCATATATTGGTTACCATATCCTAAATATGATGGTTGAGCGTTTGATCTTACGTATGGAGACAGATGCAGTTGAATTTATTGATTTATTAGATGAACCTGGCGCATAA
- a CDS encoding ExbD/TolR family protein, translated as MNLRSRKNKPAAEVHTSALNDIMFFLMLFFLLASAVSNPQVVKLLLPKSSAGEQSVSKKTLTVSITSDLAYHVEKAVVPYDALEAAIQSQMRTGEELTIMMYVDNSVPIQNVISVMDIANRLKIKVVLATEPKKD; from the coding sequence ATGAATCTAAGAAGTAGAAAAAATAAACCAGCAGCTGAAGTACATACTTCAGCATTGAACGACATCATGTTCTTTCTGATGTTATTCTTTTTGTTGGCATCTGCTGTTTCCAATCCGCAGGTTGTGAAGTTATTACTTCCAAAATCCAGTGCTGGAGAGCAGTCTGTATCCAAAAAAACATTGACGGTTTCGATTACCTCGGATTTAGCTTACCATGTTGAAAAGGCAGTTGTACCTTATGATGCATTAGAAGCAGCAATCCAATCGCAAATGAGAACAGGAGAAGAATTGACGATCATGATGTATGTTGATAATTCAGTCCCTATTCAGAATGTGATTTCAGTAATGGATATTGCCAACCGCTTGAAAATAAAAGTTGTTTTGGCGACAGAACCAAAGAAAGATTAA
- a CDS encoding energy transducer TonB: protein MAYHLQHEENNFPKALGISTAIMGILVLISFFVIFGTKMPDEYGMGGMVVNYGTAEEGMGDDYMSVEEPSVDPNANNVKPDRVVPEEIPTPTPSQQVADKAVVTQDVEDAPVVTKASKPVKTVAPETTKEVKDSKPAVNSNALYKGKKNNGTGSGDGTGTVPGNQGSKLGDPLASNYGEGGSGNGNMMLSIENRSFTQRPQIDDNGQQAGKVAVEFRVNQSGVIIYARAGVKGTTITDPSLLEKCERAVRGARLNQLPNAPDSQTGRIVFNFKLR from the coding sequence ATGGCTTACCATCTTCAACATGAGGAAAATAACTTCCCCAAAGCATTAGGGATTTCTACTGCTATAATGGGAATTTTGGTATTGATAAGTTTCTTTGTCATTTTTGGAACTAAAATGCCCGATGAATACGGTATGGGCGGTATGGTTGTGAATTATGGTACAGCAGAAGAAGGCATGGGCGATGATTACATGAGTGTTGAAGAACCTTCTGTAGATCCCAATGCTAATAATGTAAAACCAGATCGCGTCGTTCCAGAAGAAATACCGACACCTACACCTTCACAGCAGGTCGCTGACAAAGCAGTCGTGACACAAGATGTTGAAGATGCTCCCGTTGTTACGAAGGCTTCAAAGCCCGTAAAAACAGTTGCGCCTGAAACAACAAAAGAAGTGAAGGACAGTAAACCTGCAGTAAATTCGAATGCCCTTTATAAAGGCAAAAAGAATAACGGCACAGGTTCTGGTGATGGTACAGGAACGGTACCTGGCAATCAAGGTAGTAAATTAGGTGATCCTTTAGCCAGTAATTATGGTGAAGGTGGTTCTGGAAACGGTAATATGATGCTTTCAATTGAAAACAGAAGTTTTACGCAGAGACCTCAGATTGATGATAATGGACAGCAGGCTGGTAAAGTAGCTGTTGAGTTCCGCGTAAACCAATCGGGAGTGATCATTTATGCACGTGCCGGAGTGAAAGGTACAACCATCACGGATCCAAGCTTATTGGAAAAATGTGAAAGAGCTGTTCGTGGAGCTCGATTGAATCAATTGCCAAATGCGCCTGACTCTCAGACAGGCAGAATTGTATTCAATTTTAAACTAAGATAA
- a CDS encoding bifunctional folylpolyglutamate synthase/dihydrofolate synthase: MHNYNEVIEYLYARLPMFTRDGASAYKKDLDNTLALLHALGNPQDKFKSIHIAGTNGKGSSSHMLASIFAEAGYKTALYTSPHLLDFRERIRINGQMVDEQFVIDFVNNLHALIEEIQPSFFEVTVAMAFDYFAKQHVDIAIIEVGLGGRLDSTNVIMPLASLITNIGFDHMNMLGDTLPAIASEKAGIIKKDTPVVVSEYHKDTAPVFLEKAKLENAALEFASDKLQSEIKAINEDHLQIEVKDKEGHIEQYELDLKGTYQSKNILGVLRIVDHMRTRGYDLSQDDVKNGLRKVQSFTGLQGRWQTLSKKPFIICDTGHNEDGIREVLKNLANTNYRQLHFVIGAMKDKDLGHMLPLLPTDAIYYFSNPDMPRAMPSEELAAEAHLLGLKGNAYGPVVKAFEAAKKQYQNGDLIFIGGSNFVVSEVLAAIN, from the coding sequence ATGCATAATTATAATGAGGTAATCGAGTATTTATATGCTCGATTACCTATGTTTACCCGTGACGGGGCATCCGCCTATAAAAAGGATTTAGATAATACCTTAGCATTACTTCATGCGTTAGGAAATCCACAAGATAAATTCAAATCTATTCATATTGCCGGTACGAATGGGAAAGGTTCATCCTCTCACATGTTGGCTTCTATCTTTGCAGAGGCAGGATATAAAACAGCCCTGTATACTTCACCACATTTATTAGATTTTAGGGAACGTATTCGTATCAATGGACAGATGGTCGATGAGCAATTTGTTATTGATTTTGTGAATAATCTGCATGCACTGATTGAAGAGATTCAACCCTCATTTTTTGAGGTTACGGTGGCTATGGCATTTGATTACTTTGCAAAACAGCACGTTGATATTGCCATCATTGAAGTTGGTTTAGGTGGTCGTCTTGATTCTACAAATGTCATCATGCCACTGGCATCCTTAATCACTAATATCGGTTTTGACCATATGAATATGTTGGGTGATACGCTTCCAGCTATAGCATCTGAAAAAGCAGGTATTATAAAAAAAGATACTCCTGTTGTCGTATCGGAATATCATAAAGATACTGCGCCTGTATTTCTAGAAAAAGCTAAGCTTGAAAATGCAGCGCTTGAGTTTGCATCCGACAAATTGCAATCAGAAATTAAAGCCATTAATGAAGATCATTTACAGATTGAAGTCAAGGATAAGGAAGGTCATATCGAGCAATACGAATTAGATCTAAAAGGAACGTATCAATCAAAAAATATATTAGGTGTCTTGCGGATTGTTGATCATATGCGGACACGAGGTTATGATCTGTCACAGGACGATGTAAAAAATGGTTTGCGAAAAGTACAGTCTTTTACTGGCCTTCAAGGTCGATGGCAGACACTTTCCAAAAAACCTTTTATCATTTGCGATACTGGACATAATGAGGATGGAATTAGGGAAGTTCTGAAAAATTTAGCCAATACAAACTATCGGCAATTGCATTTTGTAATAGGAGCTATGAAGGATAAAGATTTAGGACATATGCTCCCATTGTTACCTACAGATGCGATCTATTATTTTAGTAACCCTGATATGCCTAGAGCGATGCCTTCAGAAGAACTTGCAGCTGAAGCACATCTATTGGGACTAAAAGGAAATGCATATGGCCCTGTCGTAAAAGCTTTTGAAGCAGCAAAAAAACAGTATCAGAACGGAGATTTAATTTTTATAGGAGGAAGTAACTTTGTGGTATCAGAAGTGCTTGCCGCTATAAACTAA
- a CDS encoding asparaginase has protein sequence MHNIFIIYTGGTIGMVKDETGTFVPFDFELIKRNLPDLSRLNYKLTVHSFNPIIDSSNMKPEIWIEMAQIIKDNYDEYDGFVILHGSDTMSFSASVLSFMLEGLQKPVILSGSQLPIGEIRTDARENMMTALEIASTKHFGVSMIQEVCILFDNKLFRGNRSFKYNSAKFEAFRSPNYPVLVEAGIHLQYNQDALLNNSGKEFILHTKLDDRVGVLKLFPGISPSTIRAVLNSDVRSIVMETFGSGNTTTDQWFLDLLKEAIDNGKNILNISQCKVGSVELGRYETSTGLKAIGVLNGYDMTFEAAVTKLMYLQGECEDQKDVAYWIEKDIRGELTIND, from the coding sequence ATGCATAACATATTTATCATATACACAGGTGGCACCATAGGAATGGTCAAAGACGAAACGGGAACTTTCGTTCCCTTTGACTTTGAATTAATCAAGCGCAATCTTCCAGATCTAAGTCGATTAAATTATAAATTAACCGTACATTCCTTTAATCCCATTATTGATTCTTCCAATATGAAGCCTGAAATATGGATTGAAATGGCACAGATCATTAAGGATAATTACGATGAATATGATGGTTTTGTCATCTTACATGGATCGGATACCATGTCATTTTCGGCTTCGGTTTTAAGCTTTATGCTGGAAGGGTTACAAAAACCCGTCATTTTATCAGGTTCTCAATTACCGATCGGAGAAATTCGCACCGATGCAAGAGAAAATATGATGACTGCCTTAGAAATTGCGTCTACAAAGCATTTTGGGGTCTCCATGATTCAAGAAGTATGTATTCTATTTGACAATAAATTATTTAGAGGTAACCGATCTTTCAAATATAATTCGGCAAAATTTGAAGCTTTCCGTTCCCCCAATTATCCGGTTCTTGTAGAGGCAGGTATTCATCTCCAATACAATCAAGATGCTTTATTAAACAACAGTGGTAAAGAGTTTATTTTGCATACCAAACTTGACGATCGCGTGGGTGTTCTGAAATTGTTTCCAGGTATAAGTCCTAGCACAATCAGAGCAGTATTAAATTCGGATGTCCGTTCTATTGTTATGGAAACATTTGGCTCCGGAAATACCACTACCGATCAATGGTTTTTAGATTTGCTGAAAGAAGCCATTGATAACGGTAAGAATATTTTAAATATATCACAATGTAAGGTTGGTTCTGTTGAACTGGGGCGTTATGAGACGAGCACTGGACTAAAAGCGATTGGAGTACTCAATGGTTACGATATGACTTTTGAAGCTGCTGTAACAAAGCTCATGTACCTACAGGGTGAATGCGAAGATCAAAAAGATGTTGCCTATTGGATCGAAAAGGATATCAGAGGTGAATTGACTATCAACGATTAA
- a CDS encoding TatD family hydrolase yields MLLTDTHTHIYYHTENDSLAEQMQRCFDKDIHRLFLPNVNSASIAAVMKTVDAYPNNCFPMLGLHPCDVKENYQEELTKIYAALQQHKVYAIGEIGLDLYWDKSTLEIQKDAFRQQVQWAKDLNLPIDIHCREAFDELFELLEELKDEKLFGVLHCFTGNIEQAQHAIDLGFALGIGGVVTFKKAGLDEVVKQIDLQHIVLETDAPYLAPMPFRGKQNESSYLYYIAQKIADIKELPIEQVAAITTENSKRIFGI; encoded by the coding sequence ATGTTACTAACAGATACCCATACCCATATATACTACCACACCGAAAACGATTCATTAGCAGAACAAATGCAACGTTGCTTTGATAAAGATATTCATCGCCTTTTTCTTCCAAATGTCAATAGTGCATCGATAGCTGCAGTCATGAAAACTGTTGATGCATACCCAAACAACTGTTTTCCGATGCTCGGTTTACACCCCTGTGATGTAAAAGAAAACTATCAAGAAGAACTAACAAAAATCTATGCGGCACTGCAGCAACACAAAGTGTATGCTATCGGAGAAATTGGCCTAGACCTGTATTGGGACAAATCTACTTTGGAGATTCAAAAAGATGCTTTTCGTCAGCAGGTACAATGGGCTAAAGATCTTAATTTACCAATAGATATTCATTGTCGTGAGGCTTTTGACGAATTATTTGAATTATTAGAAGAACTAAAAGATGAAAAACTTTTTGGGGTACTACATTGCTTTACAGGAAACATTGAACAAGCGCAACATGCTATCGATCTGGGTTTCGCACTGGGTATTGGCGGAGTTGTCACTTTTAAAAAAGCGGGGCTTGACGAAGTGGTTAAACAGATAGACCTACAACATATTGTACTGGAAACTGATGCGCCTTATCTTGCTCCGATGCCGTTTCGAGGCAAACAAAATGAAAGTAGTTATCTATACTATATAGCACAAAAAATAGCTGACATTAAAGAATTACCAATAGAACAAGTAGCGGCAATAACAACTGAAAACTCAAAAAGAATATTTGGAATCTAA
- a CDS encoding FKBP-type peptidyl-prolyl cis-trans isomerase: MKKSILLFAASGLLLTACQNFKKAEGGLEYKIVKDAGAEKAVAGDLLSVDIIQKSDRDSVMSSTYDAGVPQILQLYPDSIIKQNPGDPTGLFKFVGEGDSLVFKINLDSITAKTKQPKPDFADKYIIYTIKVQKHFKKGKLTDQQLSEQVTKYFEEQNAKLKGAEAGKVEAFLKNNKLATQKTASGLQYVITKPGSGKNAAVGDTVVVNYVGKLANDKVFDTNQADLAKKYKKFNAQRPYEPLRLHLGVDGVITGWTEAFQLLNKGSKATLVIPSNLAYGERQAGEIPPYSPLIFDVEVIDIIPGKAPAAAPTTIPATKLTPATPAKK; the protein is encoded by the coding sequence ATGAAAAAATCAATTTTACTATTCGCGGCATCAGGGCTTTTATTAACTGCTTGCCAAAACTTTAAAAAGGCTGAGGGTGGCCTAGAATACAAAATCGTGAAGGATGCTGGTGCAGAAAAGGCAGTTGCAGGTGATTTATTGTCGGTAGATATTATTCAAAAATCTGATAGAGATTCTGTCATGTCGAGTACTTACGATGCAGGAGTTCCACAAATCCTACAATTATATCCGGATAGTATCATCAAACAAAACCCAGGAGATCCAACTGGTTTATTCAAATTTGTAGGTGAAGGTGATAGTTTGGTATTTAAGATTAATTTAGATTCTATAACGGCTAAAACAAAGCAGCCAAAACCTGATTTTGCTGACAAATACATCATCTATACGATTAAAGTTCAAAAACACTTCAAAAAAGGTAAACTTACCGATCAGCAATTAAGCGAGCAGGTTACGAAATATTTTGAAGAACAGAACGCTAAGTTAAAAGGGGCTGAAGCTGGGAAAGTTGAAGCGTTCTTAAAGAATAATAAATTAGCAACTCAGAAAACAGCTTCCGGTTTACAATATGTAATTACAAAACCAGGATCAGGTAAAAATGCCGCTGTTGGTGATACAGTAGTTGTTAATTACGTTGGGAAATTAGCAAACGATAAAGTATTTGATACCAATCAAGCTGATCTTGCTAAAAAATATAAAAAATTCAATGCACAAAGACCTTATGAACCTCTTCGTCTACATTTAGGTGTAGATGGTGTTATAACAGGCTGGACGGAGGCTTTCCAGTTATTAAACAAAGGCTCAAAAGCAACATTGGTTATCCCTTCTAATTTAGCTTATGGCGAACGTCAGGCTGGAGAGATTCCTCCATATTCGCCGTTAATTTTTGACGTAGAAGTTATTGACATTATTCCTGGAAAAGCTCCTGCAGCTGCTCCAACAACAATTCCTGCAACAAAATTGACACCTGCTACACCAGCAAAAAAATAA
- a CDS encoding FKBP-type peptidyl-prolyl cis-trans isomerase, producing MKKSILLFAASGLLLTACQNFKKAEGGLEYKIAKDAGAEKAVSGDLLSVDMVVKTDRDSLLNSTFDAGIPQIVQLYPDSIIKQNPGDPTGLFKLVGEGDSLVFKIDLDSVAAKTQQPKPAFADKYIIYTIKVQKHFKKGKLTDQQLGEQVTKYFEAETAKLKGAEAGKVEAFLKNNKLAPKKTASGLQYVVTKAGSGKNAAVGDTVVVNYIGRLTNDKVFDTNQADLAKKHNKFNPQRPYEPLRLHLGVDGVITGWTEAFQLLNKGSKATLVIPSVLAYGERPAGEIPPYSPLIFDVEVLDIIPGKAPAAAPTTIPATTTPATPVKK from the coding sequence ATGAAGAAATCAATTCTATTATTCGCGGCATCAGGACTATTATTAACTGCTTGCCAAAATTTTAAAAAGGCTGAAGGTGGCCTAGAATACAAAATCGCTAAAGATGCTGGTGCTGAAAAAGCTGTATCTGGTGATTTATTGTCGGTAGACATGGTTGTTAAAACAGATAGAGATTCATTATTAAATAGTACTTTTGATGCTGGAATTCCACAAATCGTACAATTATATCCAGATAGTATCATCAAACAAAACCCAGGAGATCCAACAGGTTTATTTAAACTTGTAGGTGAAGGTGATAGTTTGGTATTTAAAATCGATTTAGATTCTGTAGCTGCCAAAACACAACAACCAAAACCAGCATTTGCTGATAAATATATTATCTATACGATTAAAGTTCAAAAACACTTCAAAAAAGGTAAGTTAACTGATCAACAATTAGGTGAGCAAGTTACGAAGTATTTTGAAGCAGAGACTGCAAAATTAAAAGGCGCTGAAGCTGGAAAAGTTGAAGCTTTCTTGAAAAACAACAAATTAGCACCTAAGAAAACTGCTTCTGGTTTACAATATGTTGTTACTAAGGCTGGATCAGGTAAAAATGCGGCTGTTGGTGACACTGTAGTTGTTAACTACATCGGTAGATTGACAAACGATAAAGTATTTGATACTAACCAAGCTGATCTAGCTAAAAAACATAACAAATTTAATCCACAAAGACCTTACGAGCCTTTACGTTTACATTTAGGTGTTGATGGCGTTATTACAGGTTGGACTGAAGCTTTCCAATTATTGAACAAAGGTTCAAAAGCTACTTTGGTTATTCCTTCGGTTTTAGCTTATGGCGAACGTCCTGCTGGAGAAATTCCTCCATATTCACCTTTAATTTTCGATGTGGAAGTTCTTGACATTATCCCTGGAAAAGCACCTGCTGCAGCTCCAACGACAATTCCTGCAACAACGACACCGGCTACGCCTGTAAAGAAATAA